From the genome of Oryza glaberrima chromosome 1, OglaRS2, whole genome shotgun sequence:
ccctctagtctcggccagggagtggccgccgccctacctcgggcccaacccccctcgggggagggccacgtagcattggagggcagcctcctccatccagtctctgagaaggagtggccgccgtcctacctcgggcctgactcccctcggggagGGCCAcatggcatcggggggcagcctcctccgactagtctttggggaaggagtggccgccactccacctcgggcctgactcccctcgggggagggccacgtggcatcgggagacagcctcctccctctaaacctgataccTCGGATCCATATCACCGACAtagtgcaagcaaaaaaaatcaaaatccttatatttttatatcatgagacggagggagtagtagcttGCAACGAACTAAAGCAGTGACGTGGCCACGCTCCTGTACCGCTGACTATGCTCAACCTTGGCAACGCCGTCGACAAACAGCTGGGTTTATGTGACGACGCAGACGTCACGCCAAGATAATTGTGCGATGTTGAGCCACCGTGCCGCCACTACTTGAAAAAAGTTATTTGCAGGCAAGCTAAATCCATCTTTCCAGACGTACGGGTATTCTGTCTGTAAGGAAACACCTATGAAGATAGATAAATAATTTTTGTAGACGGTAGATTCACCCGACTACGAAAATATtttcagtgaaaaaaaaatgccgcTGCCGgcgtgtaacaccctgaaaatttcaaatctaGATTACGGGAACAAAATTCAGGATAATCAAAAAACTTTTCTAAAATCTGCCACACTGGATTTTATCTCCCATTTTCTGTTGCACTTGGACCACGAGGACAAAAATCTACGGACAAAATCTATTTTAGattcaaatattatttattaaaagaaccatgattatgaaatgtattaattaagaaaatatttgtaaataCAATTATCTTTCTGAAATCCCTTTTCTATGAATTAGAACCTATTTGATGTAtttgttttataaataaaaacaaatactaGATATTAGAAAACATCATTGTAAGGGATAATTCCCtggaaaactatttttacaatgAAGGCTAATGTAAACTAACCTCTGAAAATCCTATCTAGAAGTTAACCATTTTGGAGTtgttttacaaataaaaactagAGGAAATTTACTAGTGAAACCCTATTTGCGAACTAAAATTTTTAAAGAATTCATTTCAAAAGATTCACGGAAAAGTCTAGTTTTTCCTCCTTGAAAGGCCTAGCCCAACACGCATAATGAGATTTGTGTTAATTGTGTGCATTTATATGTTTGTGCCAAAGATCTCGGTTAATCCATTCTTGTGAATCCCAATCCTTGTTGTAATTCCTCCAGATTCGAATTCCGCAGTTCGATCCTCCTCCTAAGTTAATACCCTCCTCGAGCAAATTATTCGGGCATCTGCAAATACTCAAACCCAGTGATTTTCTGGAAACGCCTCTCAGTGTAATATCCGTTCTCTGTTCCTCCTCAACTCCACTAGACGGTTGCAGTACCCCGTCTTTTCCTTGAACTGTCAGAATAACACAGATAAATCGATCCACCTAAAGAGTGTTCCCCCAAACCGACATCCTTCCTTACCCTCTCTTTCCCCCGTTTGTCTTGTCAAGCACTTCGATGTTAAACTGATCGAAGTCCCAAAATTCTTTCATTTGCCGCAATACCATTTCTTTCCCCGAACCCTTGGAACCTTGCGATTGAATCAAAACCCGCTTCGCCTTTTCGACTCGGCCTCCCTCAGATTCCCTTCTTTCCTATTTTCCCTCTACTCGAAATCCCCGAGTTCGGTCTTTCGCTTGAAACCACTAAAGTCGCTCGGCAAATCTAATTGTCGTGCGTCGACCCGTATATTCTCAATTCTATTTCTACCTTTGAACCCCACCACGACGAATGGATTTGTATGCCATAAACCGCTCCTAAACCCATAGTCGATATTGTCCCTACCTTTGAAACACTACCGCGTCCGATGGATTTGCATGCCCAAGCGTTGCTTCTAAAAATCCCATCATATCGTCGTCAATTTATTCAAGTGGTCGCAAAGAAACCCTAAGTCAAATACTTGGGCGGCTAAATGGCCGAATCACTTCCAATCCAAACCCCAGTTACAATTTCAGCTCAAAGTCAAAAGTCCAGTTATACAGTCCATTTATAAGGCGCCCAGTTATACATACAAAAGTCCAGTTATAGAGTCCCGCCTtatatatgtttgtggagtgatgcACCGCACTGAtatatcttgttatttttttagtgaattttaaaaacatgaaaaaacgAAATATGTGCCCTCAAGAGACAAATAGACTTTCTGTATTTAACTTGTTTAAAACCTAACAACCTGAAATTAAACGTTTCATTTATTTCCCTTTAATTCAAAGTTTCCAACATTCTCTAAGCCTTAGATATAtaccctccatcctaaaaagaTTAGCTTCTGATCcttagaagttgatttttttttcctttttacggAACATTACACATCAATGCCTCATCAAATTTAGCCTTACATATTTATAAAGTAATCTATCCCATATTAATGGActtgactacacagctagtggtagctggtttgtctaaatcaTCTACCACTTCATCTATAAGAGAtactatccacctatacttcaaatacaattttctcttaaactactcatccaatctacgatccgattacaccgttgtgtttgtaataattaaatctttacgacaaaatctcacatgattatattttgatgaaaaatcataaattacttttatgatatgtctaaattatttttagatttcactaagttacttcttagaaatacaaaagtaaattcagtaaagcttaaaagtaatttacatatattatagaagtaacttataaaaaaagtaactttaattaataccTTTTTCCATTGAACAaattgtcatatatatatatatatatatatatatatatatatatatatatatatgtatgtatgtatataaaagttacttttagatttgattaaaatacttcctatacatttataatgctctgaggtgattacttttattattgtttttagttaattccataatttgtgctgattaatttaatttctagatagagtcatgtttttatctctacaacggatttacttcaaatggcatgccaaagttaccttcgttttgttctaagttacttctataatatatataaattacttttaggctttactgaatttacttttatatgtctaagaagtaacttataaaagtaatttgtgatttttcatcaaatataatcatgtgagatcttgttgtaaagatttaattgttgcGAACACAAtgatgtaatcggatcgtagatcggatgagtagtttaagagaaaatttcataagaagaaaaaaatgcacaacCTAATAGAAAAACTACTTGCATGTATGTCTGTAACGCTACTGGTACTTCTCACGTAATTGTCTGCGTCGCTCGTTAAGTCTAAATCGAGATGCCTCTCGAAATAGATTTTGCgtgtattaatatattttgtttttaaatttgtcATAAGCTACTCCAACTCCAAGTAGCTTATGTGTGAGAAGAGCCCGTTGACAGCCCTACCATGAACAACCTCGGCATCGGGGGAAAGTTGACGTCGACGAGCCCCTCCAGGGCCTTCACCACCATCCCCATGGTCGGCCTCGCGCTCTCCGCGTCCTGCACGCACCAGCACGCCACCTTGCAcgccctctccacctctcccaTGTCGGCCTCCCCGCCCAGATTGCCGTCCACCGCGTCCCtgaggtcgccgtcgacgtcgaacAGCATCCTCACCGCCGTCAACGGGAAGAAGTCCGCCTCCAccgtgccgccggcgccgctgtcgtactcgtcgtcgtcggccgcctccgcctgccgccgccgctgctccacgTTCCTCCTCCCGGATACGATCTCGAACAGCATCATCCCGTAGCTGTACACGTCCGCCTTCGCCGTGACCGCCGTGCCGGCGATCCACTCCGGCGCCAGGTACCCCACGGTCCCGCGCGTCGTCGTCAGCACGCGGCTGGAGTCGTCGCGGCCCATGAGCTTGGCGAGCCCCAAGTCGGCGACCTTGGCGGCGAACGcgccgtcgaggaggatgttCTCCGGCTTGACGTCGCAGTGGATGATGCGGTCCCTGCACTTGTCGTGCAGGTAGTGCAGCCCTCTCGCGACGCCCAGGGCGATCTGGTACCTCGTCTTCCAGCtcaggacgccgccgccatggccggagccggagccgaagAGGTGCCTGTCCAGCGAGCCGTTGGGCATGTGCTCGTACACGAGCAGCCTCCGTGTTCGGTCGGTGCAGAAGCCGAGCAGCCTGATCAGGTTGACGTGCTGGATCATGCCGATGGTGCTCACCTCCGCGCGGAACTGCTTCTCGCCCTGACCAACGCCCTCGAGCTTCTTCACCGCCACCGGCGTCGCGTCCCCCGGCAGCGCGCCCTTGAACACCGACCcgaaggcgccgccgccgatcttgTCGGAGAAGTTGTTGGTCACGAGCTGCAGGTCACGGTACGTGAACACCgtcaagaaggaggaggagtcCTCCAGTCTCCGCAACGCCTTCGCCCTTCTGCTTCTCATGACGAGCACCGCGACCAGAACGGCGAGGGTCACTGCGGCGGCGACaactccggcgacgacgagtcCGATGGTCATTTTCTTGGTGTTCCCGGTGCCGGACAAGTCGGACGCCACGCCGAGGCGGATCGAAATGCTGTAGCCGTCGGTGCCGGAGCCGTTCGCGCCCCGGAGGTTGATGAGGTCGCCGTACCAGAGCGTGCAGCTGCCGTTGTAGGAGTAGGCGGTGCAGGAGCAGTTGCCGAGGCACGCGAGCTCGCAGTCGTCGTGAGCGCTCGCGGTCGCGGACggcgcggccacgccgccggtgGGCAGACTGTTCGCCTTGGGCATCGTGAAGAACGTGTCGTCGCGCTTCGTCGTCTTGCCCGacgcctggccgccgccgccgcacggcatCTGCAGGCCGGTGATCCGGGCGCAGCCAGCGGTTTGGTCGCCGTACAGCCACTGCCGCGGCTGCCGCTCCACGAATCCCTGGAGGCAGCCGCACTCCGGCACAGCGCCGTCGGTGCAGACGCTGAAGGAGCCGCAGAGCGAGTAGACGTCGCACAGCGTGGGCTCCGACCAGAAGAGCACCCAGGTGGCGGCGGACTCCACCCACCCCCACAGCATGATCTGCCCCGCCACTCCCACGACGATCCGCGACAACAGGGCCTCGTCCTTGACTTCGAAGACGACGTAGCTCTCGTTCTCGGCGTCGACGTAGAGGAAGGTGTACGGCGACTGACCTTCAGGTCCCGATTCCTCCGGCGCGGTCGTccagttgccgccgccgccgctccagtaCTGGTGGCTGCCGTTCCAGGCGAGCCGCAGGTGCtggctcgcgccgccgccgccggcgtcgagctcgAGGGAGAACATGCCCGGGGTCGGGTCGTTGGAACCTTTCCACGCGACCAGGCGTGTCGCCTCGCCGGTGAGCTTGTTCCGGCGGAGCTTGCTGCCGGGGAGCCACGTGTTGTCCAGGTGGTCGAAGCTCTGCCACAGCACGGCGGAGGTGTTGGACGCGTCGGCAAGGACAAGGTTGCCGGTGTTGAGGATGACACCGACcgtggagttggcggcggcggcgatgccggtGATGTTGGTGGACCAGACCGGTGACCTGGTGGCGCGGTCGAGGAGGACCATGTTGCCGTCGCTCGAGATGGAGAGCTGCGACGATTCCGGGTCGGTGAGTGGGGCCTGCCTGTTGGCAACCCACAGCTTGGTGTGTTCTCGGGTTTTGTGGTACCAGATGCCCATGTACCAACGCTGCAAGGCGTTATCTGTTACGATTACGAACAAGGAAATGGTTAGGTGATACTTCTACCTAATAAATTAAGGGTTAATTAGATTTATGCCACATAAAATTCATGTGTTGTAATTATGCCTATGATCTTTTGCAAATTACtgtccattgattttttttttatatatagatttggaGCTTCAAATCTTACATATAGTTTTCAACTAATGGATACAGTCCGTTTTGAAGAAAATAACCGAAAAAGAGACAAATTAAACATGTCAAAATCAtaaatctaaagaaaaaaacagttgcaaaatttaattttggtgCTCTATAACCAAGTGTAAGTACAAACTGAATCTACATGAATACAAATTTTTATGCAAAATCCTACTAACGAAAAATTGAAAGATAGGAGTAAAAAATCTCTCACAAGTGAAATAGCAAACTGCTTgtaaaaaatgatatttatgCTTCTATGACcattaattttgaccaaattaccCCCTTCTTTCATCTCCTCTACTACCCATTCTTTCCTGAGGTTTGCTCCGGTTcaacaaaaagtatctcgaggtaccggtacctcgcagtaccaaaacatttttgatcgttggatctagctgTGCAGGATGGGCGTTGTTAGATCCAACAATCggaaatgatttggtaccgtgaggtactggtatctcgaggtacttttttgttggaccggagcaaacCACTTTTTTCAGCCTCATCTCCACGAGTAGCCGCCTGTAGCGGTGTCTCATCACCCCTTCCCTGATACGCTTGTCCACGGGAAGCCGCCACCACAGACAACCCCAACAGCAATAAGGTAGGCATTTCTGGTTATGTACATGGATATTCCTCTCTCTAGGctcatattatttttatgaaaTAAAATTGAATCAATTATATTCGTATTCAAAAGTAGTTATGATTATGCTTTTATAACATAAGATATAAGTGATATCCTAATAGAATAATTGTCGGTCAAACTCTTACCCTGACAAAACAAAATATGCCATCTATTTTTCTATAGTGGAATTTATTTTGGCCTTTACTTCAACAAGCTATAGCCAATTAGTAAAGAGATTGAATAACGAATGACTACGAGTTGCAAAATCATAGTTTgattaaaaacaagaaaactacTTTAAAATACCATCTCAAAGgcagggatttttttttatctatggTTGGTGAGAATATGCATAACCATTATTTCTTCACAATGGTTTACATGTAGCATGTAGTTGTCTTTCTCAAATTCAAAAACAAAATCTCTGAAATCAGCGACCGGTCATTGTGTTGATCGAATTGTGCACACATCACTGCCGGCAGCTGACGTCGAACCAAAGCAAAAGATAACATCGGAGAATACTTAGCTATAAACAATGATTCACCCAATCTTCTCATCACCATATCCATCAAAGCCAATCCGACAAAAACTTAGCCACCTAGAATGCCAAACCACATAGAGTCTCTAATATGACGTATCTAATAAGGTCATGACATGTAGGATGTCGTCATCACTATTTCGTCCATCTGGAACTAGGTTTTTACCGGTGGCGAatctagaaatttttttaagcccAGGCAAACCTAATGATGAGTAAAAAGTACACTTAAATCCATATACTATGTAGACTATTTAGTATACGCATATGTAAAATTGTCAATTGTCGAGTTCTAAATTAAGGAGAAGAAAACCAATGTACGAAATTATATTGATGAAATGATGGTCATGCATTGTTGATGGATTAGATTATAGTCTTGTATTATCttaaaatgaaaaatatgatgATGAATGTTACAGTTAAGCTGATCCACTTATCTGACTTATATTTGAACtagtaaataaattaagaaCGTAATTACCTACTACGCAACTGCATGCAGGTGAATGTCTGGACCCTGTGACTAAGCAAGATAACTATGTACTAGTTAGGGCATGTTCAATGGTAGAGATGAGTATGGTCTCTTAAACAATACAGAGACCATGTATTTACAATAGTTGAGACGACAAAGGCTCTAATcattaactcaaaaaatattccttttattaatattctttctatttttttaccctcatgcaaccatatttCCATATTATAGTGATTAAGAGTCATTGTtaagccgttgtcatgcataacaacgatgttttgtctctcccctttctctttcttccatatCAACAAGTATTCCTAATTAGCAACGCTAAGAGACCACTATTGacaaccattgtacatgcccttattGCACTATATATAGTGCACTGAATGCAGCAAAATGATGGTAACAAGTACTACTGATCACTTGATTCATGCAGCGAAGCCCAGGCAACTGCCCATGCTAGCCTGGCATTGGCTCTGCCGCTAGTTTTTACAGAGAGCTTATCCGACACGAAGTGAGGAAATGGAAGTCAACAACATCATCTTCTTTAGGAAGGAGTGTGGCACCCACAGGTGTCACTGATGTCGATACTCCTAGCGTTGATGACCCGGTCCTAGGTTTACGGTAATCTAATTAAGCTCGACCTTCTATGTCGTGGCTGGTGACAGGAGGAAAGGGGCGAGGCGCATACGCCAACAACATCTTGTCCTACCATCTTCATTGATTCGAAGAGGCTAACAATAGCGATGGTATATAGGGTGGAGGCCTCCTTCAGTTCTGATGGTTACTCTAGTAGTGTCTCAAGAAGACGTACTTGTTGTGGAGGCCAAATCTGGCTAGACCTT
Proteins encoded in this window:
- the LOC127755709 gene encoding G-type lectin S-receptor-like serine/threonine-protein kinase At2g19130 encodes the protein MAARGGRRRRPWWWSSSCRCSPLLQLIISSCLLLWPHQGVALAPSRAAATDTLAVGRPLSGGRRLVSKGGRFAVGFFQPDNALQRWYMGIWYHKTREHTKLWVANRQAPLTDPESSQLSISSDGNMVLLDRATRSPVWSTNITGIAAAANSTVGVILNTGNLVLADASNTSAVLWQSFDHLDNTWLPGSKLRRNKLTGEATRLVAWKGSNDPTPGMFSLELDAGGGGASQHLRLAWNGSHQYWSGGGGNWTTAPEESGPEGQSPYTFLYVDAENESYVVFEVKDEALLSRIVVGVAGQIMLWGWVESAATWVLFWSEPTLCDVYSLCGSFSVCTDGAVPECGCLQGFVERQPRQWLYGDQTAGCARITGLQMPCGGGGQASGKTTKRDDTFFTMPKANSLPTGGVAAPSATASAHDDCELACLGNCSCTAYSYNGSCTLWYGDLINLRGANGSGTDGYSISIRLGVASDLSGTGNTKKMTIGLVVAGVVAAAVTLAVLVAVLVMRSRRAKALRRLEDSSSFLTVFTYRDLQLVTNNFSDKIGGGAFGSVFKGALPGDATPVAVKKLEGVGQGEKQFRAEVSTIGMIQHVNLIRLLGFCTDRTRRLLVYEHMPNGSLDRHLFGSGSGHGGGVLSWKTRYQIALGVARGLHYLHDKCRDRIIHCDVKPENILLDGAFAAKVADLGLAKLMGRDDSSRVLTTTRGTVGYLAPEWIAGTAVTAKADVYSYGMMLFEIVSGRRNVEQRRRQAEAADDDEYDSGAGGTVEADFFPLTAVRMLFDVDGDLRDAVDGNLGGEADMGEVERACKVACWCVQDAESARPTMGMVVKALEGLVDVNFPPMPRLFMVGLSTGSSHT